One region of Gossypium raimondii isolate GPD5lz chromosome 6, ASM2569854v1, whole genome shotgun sequence genomic DNA includes:
- the LOC105773285 gene encoding uncharacterized protein LOC105773285, whose protein sequence is MQGTDELSIDDLASSLSTYKEQLQQVRQLLADDPGNAEYVDMEKELAEVIALTEELLATAKQNEISGSDIGTSVSAAAAQSKEMVKTSDYEDKFPVGTKVQAVWSEDGEWYDATIEAVTPNGYYASFDGWGNKEEVDPANVRAIEYNALLEAEKVAEATKQAIKRKIAQAASVDFQSRSLPAKLRITSDDPEDVKAAKRKKIHAFKSKMRLEQLEVAQNKRQNAWQQFQTTKGKTKKVGFFSGRKRESIFKSPDDPQGKVGVTGSGKGLTDFQKREKHLHLKGGNVEISDD, encoded by the exons ATGCAAGGAACAGATGAGCTAAGCATAGATGACCTGGCTTCAAGTCTCTCTACGTATAAGGAACAGCTTCAGCAG GTTAGACAGCTTCTGGCTGATGATCCTGGGAACGCTGAATATGTGGACATGGAAAAGGAGCTCGCTGAG GTGATTGCTCTGACAGAGGAACTGCTTGCAACTGCGAAGCAAAATGAGATTTCTGGATCAGATATTGGGACTAGTGTCAGTGCAGCTGCTGCACAATCGAAG GAAATGGTGAAAACATCAGATTATGAAGATAAATTTCCTGTTGGCACAAAAGTTCAGGCTGTCTGGAGTGAAGATGGAGAGTG GTATGATGCAACTATTGAGGCTGTTACTCCAAATGGGTATTATGCGTCTTTTGATGGATGGGGAAACAAGGAAGAG GTGGATCCTGCCAATGTAAGGGCGATTGAATACAATGCTTTGCTAGAAGCTGAGAAGGTTGCTGAAGCTACAAAACAAGCTATCAAACGGAAGATTGCTCAAGCTGCTTCTGTTGACTTTCAATCTCGAAGTTTACCAGCAAAGCTTCGAATCACTTCTGATGACCCTGAGGATGTG AAAGCAGCCAAACGGAAGAAGATACATGCTTTCAAGTCAAAGATGCGACTTGAACAACTTGAAGTGGCACAAAATAAGCGGCAGAATGCTTGGCAGCAGTTTCAGACAACCAAAGGCAAGACTAAAAAG GTTGGTTTTTTCTCGGGGCGTAAGCGTGAGAGCATTTTCAAATCACCGGATGATCCTCAAGGTAAGGTTGGTGTGACAGGGAGTGGAAAGGGCTTGACAGATTTCCAGAAAAGAGAAAAGCACTTGCATCTTAAGGGAGGTAATGTTGAGATAAGTGATGACTAG